Genomic DNA from Leptospira ryugenii:
AAATTGCTATGGCGTATAACGTAATAGGCTACACGACGTTGTCCGTAGCTGAGCCTGCTGCGCAGGCGTTAGCGTCGGCGCGCCTTCTTGCGGCGCAAGAAGCGTGACGGAGGACAATGTGCCTTTAGGCCGAGCGAGGGCGTAAGACCCGAAGCGAAGCGTGTCAGCCGCAGTTATCCGAAGTGCCCATAGTAGGCGACTTAAATTAACTTTATATCTCTTATCCTGATTTTTTTAGTAGATAAAACAATGAATTTGTCACTTAAATCAATATCATTATTAGCTAATAATTTTACTAAAGATTCAGAAATCTCTAAGTAATCTTTGGAAGTATATCTTAGCAGAATAATACCATTGCTAAATTGTTTATGAGAAAAAACCCATTCACCAAAATCTTTATCAAGAGTAAGGATCACTGAGTTTAAATTCTTGGCGATTTCGATTATTTTCGAATCAGAAACTGATTTATAATCTTCTAATACTGAATAGACTACGAATTTCCTGTCCCTTAAGAATTTAATAATGCGAAAATCTACATTTTCATCAGCTAGCAGATTAACTTGCAAGTAGGCTCTCTTTTGCAACTACATCGCTTGAATATGAAATACAAGCCAGAACATCCTCTCTCTTAATATTAGGTGTAGCCTCTAAAATTTCCTCAATAGACATCCCGTCGCCAAGTCTCTCCAGGATTAACTCTACGGTAATCCTAGTATTTTTGATCACAGGTTTTCCTAAAAGAACATCAGGTGAAGATGATAGTCTTGAAATATACTCCATATAGATAGTATTCTAGAATTTTCGAAATTAATGTCAAGATTCTATAGACACTAAATGTAAAAATGAGGAGAACATTTTCTAAAATTCACGTTCTTCTTTATTCCTTTTCCATGTATGCAATGGCTATTTTGGGGCATTTCGGATAACGAATTAGGCTTACCGACGTAGGCTGACCCTGAGTCCCGGAACGGGACGTTAGGGACTGGCACGTAGCTTGCGTATGCAAGCGAGTGACAGAAAGCCTATGTGTCGGAGACCGAGCGAGGGCGCAAGACCCGAAGCGTAGCGGTAAGCCGCAGTTATCTGCTGTGCGCATATTTTTAATATATTCTTTTTTTAGTAAAGAAATTATAAAATAAGATTAAGATAGATAAAACGAAAATATAAAAAGTAAGAAATAAATATCCATTATAGGGATTTGAAATAGCGTAGATATCCCAAGAGGTATGTGAAATAATATTAGGCCAAATACTTTTAAAATTTAAGTATGATATTGCCCAGATAATCCCTAAAAAAAATGTGACTAAGATATTACGAATGCCATCGCCCCAATGAATAGATGCAAATAGAGCAGAACTTAAGAAAATATACGTAAAGTTGAAGGAATAATCATTCTTTATTATAATTCTCAATAATCCTCTATAAAAAACTTCTTCGAATATTCCTGCTCGCAATGAAAGATACAAAGTATAGAATAAGGCGAACGGTAGAGAAATACCTTCCATACCTGTCTTAGTGTAATTTTTAAAAAGATTTTCCTGGAAGATATATATTGTGAGCTCATGTAACTCAAAACTTATTAGAAAGATAAAAAAAGAAAAGAAAATGGAAGTATAAAATATAACGGAATAGTTTCGTTTATGGAAAATTAAATTATGAAATCCTAAGTGATATCTTGTAATTATTTCTTTAATGTAAGTAATGTAGATTAATCCTATTATTGGTATTATTATACTTGTAACAAGACCTACGATCCAACTTGGAATATAATTTACTAAATTGTGTGCAATATCGAAGCCATCAATAAAAAGTGGTATATGGTAAGTGCAAAATATTAATATTAAAATAGATTTCGCGTTTTTATTAAAGTTTTTGATCATTTGTTGCATAGAACCGCGCATTGCAGATAACGTACTAGACTTACCGAAGTTCCCCGACCCTGAGTCTCGCAGAGACGTTAGGGACTGGCATGTAGCTTGCGTAAGCAAGGCGAATGCCAGAAGGGGAATTTGGCGCAGCCCGAGCGAGGCCTTGTGCCGAAGCGTAGCGGTAAGTCGCTGTTAGCCGCAGTTGCTTATTTTGAGATTTTTTCAAGTATTGTTAGGAAATCTTCGATTTCCAAGTAATCCTCAAGATCATCCAGGTGTTCATATAGATTAATTGTTAAGTTAATTGCTTTCTCTTCTTTTCCAGAAAGGCCATCGGTATATATATGAGCTTTTGGTTTAAATACATTTTCTAATTCATTTTTTAGAATAAAAATACTTTTACTTCGGAGTTCAGTTATGAAACTATTTATAATTGGAATCAAATCCGTGGAATGGTTTTTTAGTTGCTTATTCGGTTGATAATTGGGTTTAGATTTTATTTTGTTAAGTTTATCTTTCCAGATTTTTGGGTAAGAAGATTTTGTAAAAAATTCATTTAAGTCTTTATTTAAAAAATCAAAATCAGCCATTACAGCATGCTTTATATTTAATTCGGTAAGTTTGACATGATATTTCCAAAATTCGCTTTTACCTCCGACTGCAATAATTGAAAAATTATGTTCATTAATCCAATTTTTTCCTAATTTAGTATTTATTTTCGCTCCGTAGTAAGAGGAAACTAATTCAAAAATAAACTTATCTCCACCTTCTACAAGGACCACAAAATCGGCGAAGAACATTTCTGAATTTTGAGTTTTAAGCAGAATTTGTTTTTCTTTAGAGTTAGCAAAAGATGTGTTTTTTGAAATAGTGCCTTTTTTTAAATCTTTTCTAATCAATATTAGATTTAAATTTTCTTTAGTCGAATTTATAAATTCTGGTGAATGTGTAGTAACTATAATTTGATTTTTATTTCCATCTAGAAATTCATTAAAACGATCTGATAAGACTTTTCTCGCTTGCGGATGTAAATAGAGTTCTGGTTCCTCAACGGCTAATAAAGAACTTCCTTTATGGCTTACATTTCGTGTATAGTAACTAAATAATCCTATTGTAACTATACTCTGAATTCCCGATCCTTTATCTTTTAGAAGACTATTAAATCCATCGTTAATGTAAATTAGGACACTTTTGAAAATGTCTACTTTTGTATCAGGGTTGAATTGAAAGGAAATTTCAGTTCCAGGAAATGCTACTTTTATAGAATTTTCTAAAATTGCAGATTTTAAAGATTCAAAGATTTTGTCAGATATTTTCTTGAATGATTGGAATCCCTTTAATAATCGAGGGTCATCATGCTTGATATGAGATTTAAGTAATTTTCCAAACCAAGAGTAGGTGTTAATTCGCAGTTCATTCTGAGGATCTCGAAAAGCGGGTATTATAGCACTTTGTATTAATTCGTTCCTAATTGATGCTGAAAAAGAAAGTATCCAATCTGCCAATTCATTTTCTCGGTATAATAGTCTAAGTTTCTTCTCAATCTGGCCTTCTTCATTCATACGAGCTTGAAAGGCCAAGCCAAAACTAAATTTATCTTCGAATTGATCTTCAAGTGGATGATCTGTCCTTTTTTTTGGGTTAATATAATCCTTTCTATTTCCAACTTCATCAACGTCGATATTCATTAAACATTCAATATCATCTGAGATTTTATTGAAATCTATTTTATGTAAGACCGGAGATGGTATTTGTCCATATTTTTTTGGTTCTGTATGAATGTAGAAACCAAAGCAATTATATAGATTATCATAATCTAACTCTTCATCGGAGTTTCGAATGATATGTAGAAATATAGTTATAGGTTCGTTAATATTACCTTTATGGAAATCGTTTTCATTTACATTGTCAGTTTTTGCATAAGTAGGTGATGATTCGCCTAAGATTAAATCGATTGCTTTTACTATATTACTTTTACCTGAATTGTTTTTCCCGACAATAATATTCTTTCCTGGTTCAAGTTGGAGATTAAGATTTTTGATAGAGCGATAGTTATTTATTAATATTTCTTTTATATACATAATATTTTAAGCAATTGCGGCTAACGAACTAGGCTACACGACGTTGTCCGTAGCTGAGCCTGCTGCGCAGGCGTTAGCGTCGGCGCGCCTTCTTGCATGGCAAGAAGCGTGACGGAGGACAATGTGCCTTTAGGCCGAGCGAGGGCGAAAGACCCGAGCGGAGCGTGTCAGCCGCAGTTATGCGTAGTTTCGTATTCCTAATAAGGTCCATCGTAATTATATTTTTCGATCGTCTTGATAAGTTTATTTTTGATATAAAAATCAATCAAATAGACCGTTCCTGCGTATTCCATACCTTTCGTTTCATAAGAGGAGAGTACAAGCTTAAGTTTAGATTTTTCATTGCTTAAACTACATATCATTCTTGCATTTAAGATGGTTTCTTCTAACTTCTTGAAGTCTAATGTTCTATCTTCAATCTCTTGATCCTCTGAAAGACTTTCAATTGCTTCAGCATATTCTTTTTTTGAGTATGGTCTTTTTTTTCCGTAATTGGAGCAGTCAATATTTTCAAATTTCAATCCTGATAATCCAAAGACAATTGAATTGACTTCAGTTTCTTCTTCAATATTATATTTTAATAAATCAAAGTTTGGTTTGGAAAAAGGTTTAGAATAGAAAACAGATTTTTCAAATTCATCTGGAATGTATGATTTTATATGTTCCTTAAATATACCTGATATTGGTTTTGCGGATTTATTCTTAATTGCGACAGCATTGATATTTTTATATATATTGAGATAATTTAATTTTTGCGATGAGTCAAGATTGTCGAAATTAAATGGCTCAATAAAAATAGTATTTTTTTCTAAAATTTCTCCAATAAAGAGATTATTTGATAATTCTGAGAGATCAGTATCTTCTTCAGTAATTTTTCTACTAAAGCAGTAATTGGCGGAATCATAGTCAAATCCGGATTTGCATTCGGCTTGATTTTCTATTTCAGAACAGCTAAAGGCTGTGGTTAAGACAATAAGAAGTAAGGTTTTAAATTTCATTATATATTTTTTTTACGAAATTACGCATAACGAAATAGCCTTGACGACGTAGGCTGACCCTGAGTCCCGGAACGGGACGTTAGGGACTGGCACGTAGCTTGCGTAAGCAAGGCGAGTGCCAGAAGCCTATGTGTCGCAGACCGAGCGAGGCCTTGTGCCGAAGCGAAGCGTTAAGGCGCTGTTATGCGAAGTGAGCTTTTAGTTAATTGCTCTGCCGTCCGTACCTTTTGGAATTTTGATAACATCTTTGCTTTCTTCATCATGTTCTATGACTATTATTAGTAAGATTCCTGATTCTAAATTTAGTGCTTTCCACAAATCTGTATATGGCTCGATTTCATCAAAATTCCCGATACGATCGGTTAAATATTTATATAATTTTCTTGAAGGTAAAACTAATACACCTGCATCTAAGATACCTTTTATTAAGCCGAGTGCCATTTTATTCAAGGCTCGGTGAGTAGATGAAATATTTCCAGTTTCCCACTCGATTGCAATTTTACGATTATTAGTTTCTAATAATAAGTCTAGATTACCAGGTTTTTTATGAGAGGCAATATCTAGAGGTTTTTCAGCTTCCCAACCTTTTACAATTAGTCTTTTTACAAAACTATCTTTAATAGGTTTTACGCCATTTCCTTCACCTCTTTTTTTTCCACTTTCAGGATAGATCGTAAACTTTCCACTTCCAGGTGGCCAATCAACTTCCTTTACTTCTTCTATTATTCCATTTTTTAATACTTCCCAATCGGTAGATTTAGAAAATTGTCCTTTTTCGATTAATGATTCTATGTGAACAATTTTCAAATTATCCTTCTACATGGTCAGTGTTTTTATGTGAGTGAATATCATCAGACTCTAAACGGTCTTTAATGTCATCTGCGTAATCAATTTCGATTCCGATCCAATGACGATGTTTATTTTCGCATGAAATAAATGTAGTTCCACTTCCACCAAATGGATCTAAAACTATATCTCCTGGTAGTGTACTCATTTCAATAATTCTATCGGTAATCTTAGTTGAAAGTGCATTAGCCTTTCTATTTTCGGATTTAAATTTTCTATGTCTTACAGGAGGGACATCAGTCCAAACATCCTTTAGGTTTACGCCAAGCGGGTTCATTGCCTTTCTATGACCACCATAGTCTTTAATTTCGCGGTGACAATGTCTGCATAATTCTATAGGGGTTCTAATTTTTCGAAAAGTTTTAGGTTTTCCTTTTGTATAGTATAGTAGGCTGTAATGGCTTGGATATAATCTACCTTGAATTGGAAGAAGCATATTTAGTTCTATCGCTATCCAATGTCTGAATTCCATACCAAGTTCATTTAGATAAGAACCGAGCAATATATTCCATTTGGGCAGATTGTATAGAAAGAATGCTCCTCCAGGTTTTATAACACGTACACATTCTCGAATCCATTGTTTTGACCATTCGATGTATTCATGATCAGGCCTTTTGTCATCTGTGTTTTTTCTATAAACCTTTCCAATGTTGAAAGGAGGATCTGCGAAAACAGTATCTATTGAGTTTTCTTTGATCTTTGGTAAGATTTTCATACAATCCTGATCAAAAAGAGTACCCAGGTTAGATTCGAAGTAGGCCTTTGGAACCTCATTAAAAAGAGTATTCCACTCAAATGAAGGTGTCGGATGAATGAGTTTAAGTTGAGCAGACCGTCCCATAACTAGTTATTTTATGAGACATATGTTTATTTTCAAGCATAAACTTTGGAAATATAAAGACAGGGCAGAATAGTTCGTGAATTCTCAGAAATATGAATTTTTCTTGTTTTGATAGGTTTAGCTCATTTCGCATAACGAACTAGGCTACACGACGTTGTCCGTAGCTGAGCCTGCTGCGCAGGCGTTAGCGTCGGCGCGTCTTCTTGCGACGCAAGAAGCGTGACGGAGGACAATGTGCCGTCAGGCCGAGCAAGGGCGAAAGTCCCGAGCGTAGCGTGTCAGCCGCAGTTATCTGACGTTTGCTTATTTTACCAGGAATTGTCCATGTCACTATCGAAGTTTATCTCATACAGAAAGGAAGCAAGTTCATATGGCGAAAGGATTCCCGAAGGTGTTCTATTTAGCCGATCTAATTGAATTTCTTTTCTCTTTAATTGTTTCAAATAATTGTCCAACTTAATATTTGCCAATAGATACTGAATTTTTGCCTCTTCTGAAATAACTACATTTTTCTTTTCTGATAAGTCATATGCATTTTTACCGAGTTTATTAAGATTTTCAGAAACAATTTGTTTGAGTTCTAAATCTTCAATTTCATCTTTATCGAACCAAATGATTTGACATGTTTGGCAAAGATCGATTTCAAGATTATTTTTAGATTCAGGCAAAATTAAAATCTGCATTTGATTTTTACAAGAAGGACAATTTATAACTCTTTGTTTTTTTATTTTCTTTGATTTGGATTTAATTTTATCCCATTCTATTTTTGGAATATATTTTAAGATATTTTTTTCACTAAAAAAGTGACCGTAACAATCCTGACATATCCAAAAATACCCAAATTCCGTTTTTAGATTGTGGAGTTTCGTTTTACAAGTTGAACAAATCATATTTTCTTAATTAATTTTTAATTCTAATAAAAGTTCAAGCAAATGTCAGATAACGAACTAGGCTACACGACGTAGGCTGACCCTGAGTCCCGGAACGGGACGTTAGGGACTGGCACGACACTTGCGTATGCAAGGGGAGTGACAGAAAGCCTATGTGTCGCAGACCGAGCGAGGGCGTAAGACCCGAAGCGAAGCGTGTCAGCCGCAGTTATGCGAAGTGCGCTTACTATGTAAATTAAATATTAGTTTGTTTGAAAAAGAGGTAATCATCGAATGCAATTTTTAGAGTTATCTCCAAAATAAGGAAAAGAAAGGTAAATATCTGAAACAATTTCAAATGTAGCCTGCATTCGATAGTCTTGATGGCTTTCCGCTAGCTTCCAATGTTGTTCTTTGATTTCAAATGGTCCAAATTTCTGTAAAATACAAACATCATTCCAAATTGGAAATCCTGCATATGCCAAAAGTAATTGAAAAATGGTAAAAAAGAGAACAATGATACTTGAGATGAAGTTGAGAAAGAAAGGAAATATTGATTTCAATTTAATAGCAGAAATCCATGTTTTAATTAAAATTCTCCAAGAGATGATTAGTAATGAAATCCAAAAAATAGCGTAAAAGGTTGATTTTGTAAATTGAATGGGCGTATCACTAATTGAAGCGAATAAAATAGATATAAATAGGAGTAGTGGCAAAAGAGAATTTATAAAAATATATTTAAAGTATCCAATCATAGAATTTTTTAAGCGCATTTCGCATAACGAACTAGGATTATCGACGTTCCTCGACCCTGAGTCTCGAAGAGACGTTAGGGACTGGCACGACGCTTGCGTATGCAAGAGGAGTGACAGAAGAGGAATGTGTCGAAGACCGAGCGAGGGCGGAGTCCCGAAGCGAAGCGATAATCCGCAGTTAGCCGAAGTACCCATCTTTACAAGGATTTTTAGATTGTTCAATTTTTAGTTAAGTGTCGAAAGATTCAATGGTTATTGTAGAAAATTAGCTTCAGGTCTAGTGAACTAGTTTATCTTTCTTTTTTTCATTTAAATAATCATCGAGTTTAATTTACCAAAGAAAAGACTTTCATGCGAATTTTTTTAAGATAGGATATTAAAATGTTCATTATTACTTAATAGAACAGTAAGGCCTTAATAATGCCTCAATATTTTCGTTGAAAATAGAAAATCAATTTTTTTATAATCAAGAGTTCATAAAATATTTTTATTGTTAGAATTTCCGGTTAGTAGAGCTTGAATTTCATTCTCTGTTAGTGTCGACTCAGTATCCATTGACGGAAATTTTAATTCGGAATAACCTAAATCAATATAGGAATATAAAAGATTCCGTAGGACGTTTGAATTAGTTCCTGATTGAATATTCAGAATTCCCTCAATGCTCATATCAATGGATGTGAATAATAAATATCTATAATATTGGATTATGAATAGACTTTCCTCAGTTTTTCCAGATTTAGCTAACAGCTCATGGAATTCCTTGAAATTTTCAGATGGTGAATTTTCTATGTTTTTAAAAAATAATATTAGTTTTTCATTGTCTGGATGTTTAGGATAATAGATAAATTCGGACGGTTGACATATATTTTTTATATATTGTTTTAAATAATGCAATCGATAATTTAATCTCTGTTTAAAAGTACTTTTACGAATTTCTAATGTTTGCCTGACGAGATAAGGGTCTATACCATCGACAATAAGTGAAATTCCAACATGTAAAAAATCGGATATTGGATAGTTCCATTTTTTTGGATCATATTTTTTCCCAATATTAAGCAATCCTTCTTTTCTAGCCCAATCGGTTAAATCGATAAGAAAATTTGCCAATGTTTTTAGATCATCTGTTTCTGGAAAAAGTGTCATTATTATTCCTTTTTTTGGGTATTTCGGCTAACGTAATAGGCTTACCGACGTAGGCTGACCCTGAGTCCCGGAACGGGACGTTAGGGACTGGCACGTAGCTTGCGTATGCAAGCGAGTGACAGAAAGCCTATGTGTCGCAGACCGAGCGAGGGCGCAAGACCCGAAGCGTAGCGGTAAGCCGCAGTTATGCGACGTTTTAGATATCCTGATATGAATCTAATTCTGTAAATTGAGCATAAATCCAACCATAATCTTTTTGACAGGATTCTCCGTCATGCATATCATACATGACAGTAACGTAATACCAATAATTGTTCCAATTTTTAATCTTAATTTTATCTTCAGTTCTTGCAAGAACGTGAACAACTGTCGAGCGAGGGAGAAAATCGATTTCCGTATGTTGAAGGCTTAAAAATTTGCATTTTATTGTTTCGCTATTCAATTCTGGTGCAACCCTGAATTTAACGTTTTCTGTTATTTTAAATCGTTTTCTACCCATTGTAATAACTGTATTATTGTCAATTTTCCTAGTTTCATTTATTGATTTATGAGCATAACCATAAAGGCGCAATCCATTTGAG
This window encodes:
- a CDS encoding DUF5615 family PIN-like protein; translation: MQVNLLADENVDFRIIKFLRDRKFVVYSVLEDYKSVSDSKIIEIAKNLNSVILTLDKDFGEWVFSHKQFSNGIILLRYTSKDYLEISESLVKLLANNDIDLSDKFIVLSTKKIRIRDIKLI
- a CDS encoding DUF433 domain-containing protein, with translation MEYISRLSSSPDVLLGKPVIKNTRITVELILERLGDGMSIEEILEATPNIKREDVLACISYSSDVVAKESLLAS
- a CDS encoding CPBP family intramembrane glutamic endopeptidase codes for the protein MRGSMQQMIKNFNKNAKSILILIFCTYHIPLFIDGFDIAHNLVNYIPSWIVGLVTSIIIPIIGLIYITYIKEIITRYHLGFHNLIFHKRNYSVIFYTSIFFSFFIFLISFELHELTIYIFQENLFKNYTKTGMEGISLPFALFYTLYLSLRAGIFEEVFYRGLLRIIIKNDYSFNFTYIFLSSALFASIHWGDGIRNILVTFFLGIIWAISYLNFKSIWPNIISHTSWDIYAISNPYNGYLFLTFYIFVLSILILFYNFFTKKRIY
- a CDS encoding ATP-dependent nuclease, which produces MYIKEILINNYRSIKNLNLQLEPGKNIIVGKNNSGKSNIVKAIDLILGESSPTYAKTDNVNENDFHKGNINEPITIFLHIIRNSDEELDYDNLYNCFGFYIHTEPKKYGQIPSPVLHKIDFNKISDDIECLMNIDVDEVGNRKDYINPKKRTDHPLEDQFEDKFSFGLAFQARMNEEGQIEKKLRLLYRENELADWILSFSASIRNELIQSAIIPAFRDPQNELRINTYSWFGKLLKSHIKHDDPRLLKGFQSFKKISDKIFESLKSAILENSIKVAFPGTEISFQFNPDTKVDIFKSVLIYINDGFNSLLKDKGSGIQSIVTIGLFSYYTRNVSHKGSSLLAVEEPELYLHPQARKVLSDRFNEFLDGNKNQIIVTTHSPEFINSTKENLNLILIRKDLKKGTISKNTSFANSKEKQILLKTQNSEMFFADFVVLVEGGDKFIFELVSSYYGAKINTKLGKNWINEHNFSIIAVGGKSEFWKYHVKLTELNIKHAVMADFDFLNKDLNEFFTKSSYPKIWKDKLNKIKSKPNYQPNKQLKNHSTDLIPIINSFITELRSKSIFILKNELENVFKPKAHIYTDGLSGKEEKAINLTINLYEHLDDLEDYLEIEDFLTILEKISK
- a CDS encoding DNA-methyltransferase, producing the protein MKILPKIKENSIDTVFADPPFNIGKVYRKNTDDKRPDHEYIEWSKQWIRECVRVIKPGGAFFLYNLPKWNILLGSYLNELGMEFRHWIAIELNMLLPIQGRLYPSHYSLLYYTKGKPKTFRKIRTPIELCRHCHREIKDYGGHRKAMNPLGVNLKDVWTDVPPVRHRKFKSENRKANALSTKITDRIIEMSTLPGDIVLDPFGGSGTTFISCENKHRHWIGIEIDYADDIKDRLESDDIHSHKNTDHVEG
- a CDS encoding zf-TFIIB domain-containing protein; protein product: MICSTCKTKLHNLKTEFGYFWICQDCYGHFFSEKNILKYIPKIEWDKIKSKSKKIKKQRVINCPSCKNQMQILILPESKNNLEIDLCQTCQIIWFDKDEIEDLELKQIVSENLNKLGKNAYDLSEKKNVVISEEAKIQYLLANIKLDNYLKQLKRKEIQLDRLNRTPSGILSPYELASFLYEINFDSDMDNSW